A genomic stretch from Octopus sinensis linkage group LG14, ASM634580v1, whole genome shotgun sequence includes:
- the LOC115219065 gene encoding uncharacterized protein LOC115219065 isoform X3: MLDSALKPISFSLATGVLASILLNKIGCRKTVIIGSILQAIGFIGSYIVTDTKLLFLTLSVIAGTGCGICYTTAMVAISYHFDRYLGLASGIAVSAQGIGTIMINAIESTVNFYGLRNFFLLVAGYVLQNCVFGALLRTSEHERNYNKEVKNNKTVNSKVTFAYEQDVFDNELKSKPENLTIHSSDLQNTSNKLHQHETQYDCKEINLQIKDSKPESVDENSTDKTDRKLDQLSEKPNEEKSTVKIETKVNLDSRHIQSSGAQEMDVTGQPSNKFTTENRLQETTQVSNCNEKETCFEEYLKLVKDFRFMLFVLYVGLFASAESIIYILLPSYFIEKGTTKDQVAQLFTFVGIASTLTRFLTGVILNKNLLSLTVLFSVPSFLLAVCSFVVPFFIHIYWVQLIYGLLYGVLNFTVYALINKACIKLVGLKGTSSAMGIIMFLWGTAALIGSPLTEKVVLWTGSSDSSTAVIGTFYLLASIVVIPATYRS, encoded by the exons gGGTACTTGCAAGTATATTGCTCAATAAAATAGGATGCCGAAAAACTGTCATCATTGGTTCCATTCTACAAGCTATTGGTTTCATCGGGTCATATATTGTAACGGACACCAAGCTATTGTTTTTGACTCTTAGTGTTATTGCCG gtACTGGATGCGGTATATGTTATACGACTGCCATGGTTGCTATCAGTTACCATTTTGATCGCTATTTGGGACTAGCATCTGGGATTGCTGTCAGCGCACAAGGAATTGGAACAATTATGATAAATGCAATAGAGAGTACTGTGAATTTCTATGGGTTGCGTAACTTTTTCCTTCTCGTAGCTGGGTATGTCCTTCAAAATTGTGTTTTCGGTGCTCTTTTACGGACGTCTGAGCACGAACGAAATtataataaagaagtaaaaaataacaaaacagtcAATAGCAAAGTAACCTTCGCTTACGAACAGGATGTATTTGACAACGAATTAAAATCAAAGCCTGAGAATTTAACAATCCACTCCAGTGATCTCCAAAACACTTCAAACAAACTGCACCAACATGAAACCCAATATGATTGCAAAGAAATCAACTTACAAATTAAGGATTCTAAACCAGAAAGCGTGGATGAAAATAGCACTGATAAAACTGATAGAAAATTAGACCAACTCTCAGAAAAGCCAAACGAAGAAAAATCTACTGTCAAAATTGAAACGAAAGTCAATTTGGACTCGCGGCACATACAGTCTTCAGGTGCCCAAGAAATGGATGTAACTGGACAACCAAGCAACAAGTTTACTACAGAAAATCGTTTGCAGGAAACAACACAGGTTAGCAACTGCAACGAAAAGGAGACCTGTTTCGAAGAGTACTTGAAACTTGTAAAGGATTTCAGGTTTATGTTATTCGTTCTATACGTGGGATTGTTTGCTTCCGCCGAGAGTATCATTTATATCCTGCTTCCATCTTACTTCATTGAAAAGGGAACGACAAAAGATCAAGTTGCGCAATTGTTCACCTTCGTTGGTATCGCTTCTACACTGACTCGTTTTCTAACCGGTGTAATTCTAAACAAAAACCTTTTATCACTCACTGTCCTATTTTCAGTGCCGTCATTTTTGCTAGCAGTCTGTAGTTTTGTCGTGCCTTTTTTCATCCATATATATTGGGTCCAGCTAATATACGGTCTTCTGTATGGTGTACTAAATTTCACTGTTTATGCACTCATTAATAAGGCATGTATTAAACTTGTCGGTCTAAAAGGAACTTCTTCAGCTATGGGCATCATAATGTTCCTATGGGGTACAGCTGCATTGATTGGATCACCTCTCACAG AGAAAGTAGTCTTGTGGACTGGGTCCAGTGATTCCAGTACTGCAGTTATTG gtACATTCTACTTGCTGGCCTCAATTGTGGTTATTCCGGCGACATACAGATCCTGA